One Neodiprion pinetum isolate iyNeoPine1 chromosome 1, iyNeoPine1.2, whole genome shotgun sequence genomic window carries:
- the Aldh-III gene encoding aldehyde dehydrogenase, dimeric NADP-preferring isoform X2, with protein MSSYADIVQRSRDAFLSGKTRPLKWRIQQLKAFIKMIDENIADIHAALTTDLRRCKYENVVLDLDFAKNEAILLLDNLAEWSAPEKPPKGIVNILDSVKIYKDPYGVVLIIGPWNYPFQLSVVPMIAAMAAGNCVILKPSEVSSATSKIMAELIPKYLDNECCHVILGGVPETTELLKQRFDYIFYTGSTMVGKIVRDAANKYLTPVTLELGGKSPVYIDSTADIGITTRRLLWGKCINSGQTCVAPDYVLCTHEVQEALINEAKKVLKEWYGDNPKDSPDLTRMISDRHFQRLAGFLSGNGKVAVGGEIDSAEKFIAPTILVDVKPTDPIMNDEIFGPILPIVSIANAYEAIKFINSREKALALYIFSKNEADVSLILENTSSGGVCVNETVLHLAVDTLPFGGVGASGMGSYHGKYSFDTFVHKKGALIKSFNGLGEAIASCRYPPYTDGKLKLLGMLTAKRNIPGFKYLPHAVMFGLGILVTIGFKAALKSFGSNEE; from the exons ATTGTACAAAGATCGAGAGACGCGTTCCTGAGTGGTAAGACGCGCCCACTGAAATGGAGAATCCAACAATTGAAAgcatttattaaaatgatcgATGAAAACATTGCTGATATACACGCAGCTCTGACAACTGATTTGAGACGA tGTAAATATGAGAACGTAGTGTTGGACTTAGACTTTGCAAAAAATGAAGCTATCCTTCTACTGGATAATCTAGCAGAGTGGTCAGCCCCTGAGAAG CCACCGAAAGGGATTGTCAACATTTTAGATTCCGTTAAAATATATAAAGATCCGTATGGAGTGGTTCTAATTATTGGACCATGGAATTATCCTTTCCAACTTTCGGTGGTTCCTATGATAGCTGCTATGGCTGCCGGTAACTGTGTTATTCTTAAACCTTCGGAAGTTTCTTCAGCAACGTCAAAAATTATGGCTGAATTGATTCCAAAGTATTTGGACAAC GAATGCTGTCATGTGATATTGGGTGGTGTGCCTGAGACAACAGAACTGTTGAAGCAAAGatttgattatatattttatacgggATCAACGATGGTTGGAAAAATAGTTCGCGATGCTGCGAACAAGTATTTAACTCCAGTGACGCTTGAGCTTGGTGGAAAAAG TCCAGTGTACATAGACAGCACTGCAGACATAGGGATTACTACTAGGCGACTATTATGgggaaaatgtataaattctGGACAGACTTGCGTTGCTCCAGATTATGTATTGTGTACTCATGAAGTACAGGAGGCACTCATTAATGAAGCTAAGAAAGTCCTAAAAGAGTGGTATGGCGACAATCCAAAGGACAGTCCAGATCTTACTCGGATGATCAGCGATCGTCATTTTCA ACGCTTAGCTGGCTTTCTGTCTGGAAATGGTAAAGTCGCTGTCGGAGGAGAGATAGACTCTGCTGAGAAATTCATTGCCCCAACAATCTTGGTTGATGTTAAACCAACGGACCCAATAATGAATGATGAAATATTTGGACCTATTCTACCTATCGTTTCCATAGCAAATGCATACGAAGCCATCAAATTCATTAATAGCCG GGAGAAGGCACTGGCACTTTACATATTCAGTAAAAACGAAGCTGATGTATCTctgattttggaaaatacaAGTAGCGGGGGCGTATGCGTGAATGAAACGGTCTTACATCTCGCAG TTGACACATTGCCATTCGGTGGTGTCGGTGCTTCCGGAATGGGATCTTATCATGGAAAGTACAGCTTTGATACGTTTGTACATAAAAAAGGAGCCCTCATCAAATCGTTTAATGGTTTGGGAGAGGCTATTGCCTC GTGTCGCTATCCCCCATATACTGATGGCAAACTGAAGTTGCTCGGCATGTTGACCGCGAAGCGAAATATTCCTGGATTTAAATACTTGCCCCATGCTGTTATGTTTGGCTTAGGAATTCTCGTTACTATTGGCTTTAAAGCTGCTCTAAAG AGTTTCGGCAGCAACGAGGAATGA